The DNA window TATTTTGCTAGGTTGAAAATTTgagaatgttgacttgtatAGCATGTTCGAAGCAGCTGAATACTGGATCTCTGCGAGAACCAGAGGAAGATGAAACGGCTGAAACACCCAGCACAAAGCAAGCCATTAAAGCCCTTACTGCtcaggtgttttttttttctcaatgaAAAAATGAACTTAAAAAAGCTGTTGACGTTGTTAAGTTCAAAAGCATGTTTATTTAACtgttattttgatgtttttttttttttcagatcaAGGATATGGCAGTTAAAGCTTCAGGAGCGTATAAGAACTGTAAGCCATGTTCAGGGGGTTCAAATCATAACCAGAACCCTAACTATGCTGATTCTGAAACTGGGTCTGTGTCTGAAAGATTTCATTACTCGTATAAAAGGACTGGGAGTTCAAATTCGACACCAAGGGTGTGGGGTAAGGAAATGAAAGAGAGATTGAAAGTTCTGTCCAGTGGTGAAAGTACGCCGGTATCAGTAAGTGGCCGGAGCGAATCCGTTGTCGGTAtggaagaagatgatgaagagtcTAAAGAATGGGTTGCTCAGGTGGAACCTGGTGTTCTAATCACGTTTGTTTCTCTACCTGAGGGTGGTAACGATCTGAAACGAATTCGATTCAGGTATTCTTTTTCTCTGCTTTGATCTGTTCTTTGAAAGTTCTTGTTTGTTTGCGAGTAATTAGTATTACTGTTTCAATTTTTCCTGCTTTTTTTTCTGTGTGGCGCCGAATGACCTTTTGATGAGTCGTTTTCTGGAATGTGATTTTTAATTGTACAGTAGACTTGTAGTTGGATATATCTGCACTGTGCTGCACTATGCCAGAAATTATGGAGTGGACCAAAAGTGGGTCTTTTACCAAGGCTTAAAATACTGTCTTGCTGACTTAACAAATTGAATCTCTCCAAAGTACAAAAGAAGCATATACAATATTCAAGCATGAGTGTTTTTCTGCTTACGTCAAATGGAAGATTTCATTAAGATCATCCGTTAGTATTAGATTTGAGAGCAAGTAACTGGTGAATAATCATGTGGAGCGAACAACCAGTCCGCTCTAACCGGTTATTTGTACAAGTCTTTAATAATTTGCTATGTAAGAGGGGACACCTAGTTACCTGCCTAGATGTATATGATATTGGCAAGACTGAAACTATCCAATTATGTTACGCTGAAATACGTCAATCAATAACATCATATACCAAAATCATCACTCTCTCTGACCCTGTTAATTAACATGAAAGCTGAATGTCAAAGTTCGAGAACAAGTATACACAAATGATttgacttgatttatttatgaataaagcaatatatatttatcaagacTGGAAAGAGATGTTGATTTctagtcaaaatatatttatcacaaCTTGTCACAACGAATGTCTTTTGGGGTTATTTTTGTAATTAGAGGGGCTAACAAGGGTAGATCAATAAATTCTCATTTATTTGCATCCAGAATATcctttcaaattttaaactaCTAAACCAACTCCTAAACCACTACCCAATTTTCCTAAACATTGCCCATGGAATACAACCTAAGAAATAACCCTGCTCAAGAAATAACCATGTCAAATCCAAACGATTGTCTTCCATTCTTTATCCACCTCAATATTTTGCCCACTATATTTCTTCCAATCTTTTTGTCTTCCATTGTTGTGTTCTTttattgttcatcattttcaacaTTCTGCTATTTTCTGTCTCTCAATCTCTTTTGTCAATAAATTTCATCTCATGGGCAACTATGTCTATATTGtttttaagggaaaaaataAGGTATATACTTTTAACTTGGTAAGAATATGCAAAAATGACCATTGGAGTTGGtgaaaaattgtattaaaaatatgataggtatgatgatgttgttgaagCTATAAAAGATTGGAatctttgaataaataaaataaaattattcgaTGATCATCTCGTAATTCAGTAGTGGATGGAAATAAATTAGAACTTAATGAGCAAAAATATGTCTATGTTAACAGTATTTTTGGCTGGATTTGTTTTggaaaattattgaaagattaatTTGTCAAGTAAATCATTTAGGTGATTTTTTGGAATGTAAATTAAATGTTCTTTATTTTGTTACgttagtttagggtttatgatatTTTAACATGAACAAATTTAACaaggaaaaatgaaagagaaacaaTATAGACTTCGGGTGATTAGCGTAATAAGTAAATTTTTgacatgaaaagaaagaaaatctttTGCATTTCTTTCTTCTACATATTTTGGTAGATTTTTTGGGGAAATGAATATTGTGTAGAGTAACTTAATAACTGACAACCTATCAACAAAAAGACTACTCAATATAGACTTTTTTGAGTCTTTTTTGTAGAACCAATGTGACTAATCAATACATTGAATCTTCCAACATGCCTTTTGGATTTCTTAGGCTTCAAATACACTCAACCCTCTTTCCTTCTAATATCACTTGTCCATTATCTTACCAAGCAAAAAAGTCTTTAGAATAGTAAACATGACCTGTCTTCTTCCACAAATGGAAATGCACGTGGTGTACGAAAAAGATTGTACCCTACTGTTTGGGAGATGTTGAAAGACGAAGTAAGGGACCTTAATTATTTTGTGGAAGAACTGTGGGAGTTGAGGCATTGTTTCCATACCTACATTGAGGAGGTTAAGAATGCCAACAAGGAAGAGGGTGGTGTTGATGTTGATTTGGTTGTTTGTTATTCTTGGCTAATGTGTTGGATAGTCGAGTAGTGGTTTAAAATTTAGAGGGCATTCTGAGTgcaaaaaaatgtgaatttaCCGATTCACAtacttgttttttcttcttaaaaacaacataaacatattTGTCCATGAAATTCATCAATGAAAGAGAGATTAAATAGCCGGATGttgaaaatgaaagagaaacaaCAATGGAAGACAAAGATTGGAAGAAATAGAGTGGATAAAGAATGGAAGACAACCGTTTGGTATTTGACAGGGTTATTCTTGGCTAATGTGTTGGATAGTCGGGTAGTGGTTTAAAATTTAGAGGGCATTTTGAGTgcaaaaaaatgtgaatttaCCGTTTCTCCCTTGTCAGACCCTCTAATTATGAAAATAACTCCAAAAAGCACTAGTTGTGACAAATATAATATTCACTAGAAATTAACATCTCTTTCCAGTCTTTATGGATATATCTTGCTTCATCATTTATAGGTAAATCAAGCCTAATCATTCATGTTTACTTGTCCTCGAGCTTTGAGATTCGGCTTAACTGGCAGTGTTAGAGGGAGTGTTAGAGGGAGTGACGATTTTGGTATATGATGTTATGATTGGCCTATTTAAGCGTAACATAATTGGATAGTTCCAATCTTGCCAATATTATCTTCATCTAGTTTAGGAAGGTTTCTTGTTCTATCGACAGGTAGTTGGGTATCCCCTCTTACAtatcaaattattgaaaacttgTGCAAATAACCGGGTAGAACGGACTGGTTGTTTGTTCTACATTGGCTGAGCAATTGCTTCAAATCTAATACTAACTGATGATCTTTAACGAAATCTTCTATCTGACGTAGGTAGAAAAACACCCATGGACATTTTTTCTGCTGTCTCATTTCTATCATGCACGTGTGTTTACTGTTTAATGCTACTGTGAATTAAAATTGAACTAGTGGTTCTTGTGATAACATGTgaccttttttttgttttttatccTCTTAATTATATGCTAAGTTATCATAGCCCTTAGAGAATTTCAGCTAAGACCCGTGCCTAATTAATTATGAGCATGAGTTTTCTTATTGTTggtcattttagttcattagtaagtgaacttttaaatttctttagaAAAGTAAATACTtcttccgtttcaatttgttttacCTACTTCCCCTTTTtaatcaatttcaagaacaattCTTTCCCTTTTTAGTTTCATCGctttcacatgacatgtttatgaccaaaatattaaagaacattttagtacatttgacatatctttagtttaagaccacaagtttcaaaaatcttctttgtTTTATGAAACTCTGTGCCAAGTCAAAGTAggccaaacaaattgaaacgaacGGAGTAAcgtataaaaaattaattcatttctGTTTGGAAATATATGGATTCATGGCTTTATCAGGTCGTAACATTAGCAGaaacatttttgtttttaatctcATTTTGGCGACCAATTTTGTTACTACCTAAAACTATAATGCAAAAagtacaacttttttttttctttctagtttGCAGTTCAATTCTTGAGTATGTTAGTGTGGGCTTCCACCTTCCTTCATAGCATGCTTCTATTTCTACCTGTAACTATACAAAGTTGACTAATTAGCTTCTGCTTATTGCATGAGCTGCAACTGAAAATTGTGTCTTAACAAAATTGATTGTGATGAATTAAAAGCATTGTGATCTTGCTCCTCCTGTCCCAGCACTATTTTGCTAACTCTGCTATTGCTTCAATATTAGAGTCCTTACTACTCTGAAATGCTGTAATCACTAATTGCCAGTCAAGTCCTGAGTTTTGGAATCTTCAATTGGAAGATCAGCTCAGCATGAGATTTCTTTGGTTCAGAATGAAACTTGATTGAAGTTGCAGACCTCACTGGTTGTCTTTGTTGAGCTGTCAACTCCCTTATGTCACTACTTTTACTGACGACTGTTATTAACTGAAAAGAGGATAGCAGTGATGTAACACTTTGCCTTTTTTATCTGAACTGCAATAGTTGCAGCTTTCTCATGAGCATATTTTATATGCATGGGTGACTGATCTTTATGATTGAATGCATCTTCCACCTTCCCCACAGGCCATAATTGGTAAACTGGTTGAGAGTTCTAAAATGTTACTGATATTTTTGTCAGCCGTGAGCTATTTAACAAGTGGCAAGCTCAACATTGGTGGGCCGAGAATTATGACAAGGTCATGGAATTATACAATGTCCGCAGGTTCAATCGACAAGCAGTACCATTGCCAATCCCTCCGAGGTCTGAAGATGAGGTGAGCCTTGTGGGTTAGTAGCAAAATGTTACAACCAATCCTCTTAAATTGCTTGGAGCAGCACTGTTGCTTTTTTGCTCTTTTGTATTGCAAGTACATGTATTCATGTATGTTTCTTATTCATTATATGTACTATTTTGTTTCAGAACTTGAAGCTTGATTACGCTGAGAGTAGTCCGGTAACACCTCCACTAACCAAAGAGCGTCTCCCTAGCCACTTTCATCGTTCAACAGGGGTGGATCACTTGCCATCAGGCTCTCTTGAAAGAGATCCATCACAATCTCATCATTGTTATGATGCAGGTGGTCTCACTTCGACCCCTAAGCTCTCCAACATCAGTGCGACAAAAAGTGAGACACCATCAATGGATGCTTCTGCACGGACTAGCTCTTCAAGGGAGGCTGATCGCTCAGGAGAGCTGTCTGTTAGCAATGCCAGTGATGTTGAGACTGAATGGGTTGAAGAAGATGAGCCTGGAGTCTATATCACGATTCGAGTGTTGCCTGGTGGTACTCGAGAGCTTAGAAGAGTCAGGTTCAGGTTAGTAATTCTTTTATGCGTTTATCAGCTCCTATTTTATAACTCGACAATATCAGAAGAACTAAATCTGTCCATCTTGCCTTTTGCTGGCTTCTAAAACTTCTATCTTGATTTCTTCAGCGCCGCCCTCTACTCCTATGTGCATGAGTTCTTCTCTAGTGAACGACATTGAGGATAGAGGGTTATGAATTTTTAGTGCCATCCCATCAACTGagtcattttattttatctaatacAAGAGTGAAGTTTGTGTGTC is part of the Solanum stenotomum isolate F172 chromosome 8, ASM1918654v1, whole genome shotgun sequence genome and encodes:
- the LOC125872495 gene encoding protein Brevis radix-like 2; its protein translation is MLTCIACSKQLNTGSLREPEEDETAETPSTKQAIKALTAQIKDMAVKASGAYKNCKPCSGGSNHNQNPNYADSETGSVSERFHYSYKRTGSSNSTPRVWGKEMKERLKVLSSGESTPVSVSGRSESVVGMEEDDEESKEWVAQVEPGVLITFVSLPEGGNDLKRIRFSRELFNKWQAQHWWAENYDKVMELYNVRRFNRQAVPLPIPPRSEDENLKLDYAESSPVTPPLTKERLPSHFHRSTGVDHLPSGSLERDPSQSHHCYDAGGLTSTPKLSNISATKSETPSMDASARTSSSREADRSGELSVSNASDVETEWVEEDEPGVYITIRVLPGGTRELRRVRFSRERFGEMHARLWWEENRARIQEQYL